In Psychrobacter ciconiae, the genomic window TACTTAGAGCACTTGGTTGCACATAATGTTGCGACCGAGAGTGAGTTTGAGGTTCATCTAATAGAACCATCATCTGTAGCTCTAAATATCGCTCAAAATTTAATAGAGAAATTAGCTGATATTTATGGATTAAAGTTATCGATACATATTCATCAACAATTGCTTGATAGAACTATTTATATTAAAGATAGTGATTGCAATGAAACAGTGCACTTACTCAGTAACATCCTAGATATTGAAGGCGTTCAAAACAGCATCCCAACTATATCTTCAAGCATAAAAGAAATAGCCGGTAAAAACTTTTTGTTCGCTACCAGTCCATGTTATCCAAATAGCTGGAAAGGTAACAATATTTTTGAAAAAAATATAAGTTTCTCAGATTCAATTATTCAAAGAAATAGAGCCCTGAATACTAATATGTATTCAATAATAAATAATTGCTGGGATAAGCGATATTCTAAATCTAGCCAGCTCTACGCTTATTGGGACAACAATGAAGTAGACTTTGAGAGTATAGATTTAGCCGCTTAAGACAGGAGCTTACATGTTAGATTTATTTAGTGACTTACAGAGTACTGAGTCTGTGCTACAAAGTCTGATCAATAATAATAAGTATTTAGATACTGACTATTTAGCACACTTACATCAAGATGGCAAAGGCATTGTAATAGAAATTGATAATGGTCGACTTTATTACGCTCCTTATTTTTTCGATACTAAAATAAGTAATGAAACATTAGAGTATCTTCTAAGCTGTAAAGATGTTGATTGGGAAAGCTATGACTGGCGTTCAGAGATGAATATATCCCGTTTAGAATTCGATCATATTAACTGGCAACATGACAATATTAAAATGTTTGGTAAAGAACATAAGTTGCCACGCATCTCCGCTTGGTATGGTGATGAAGATAAATGCTATCTATATTCCGGAATACAGCTTCACCCTAACCCTTGGACTAGCAAGCTGAACTGGCTAAGAGATGAGCTAGAAATTATATGTAAGAGGCGTTTTAACAGTGTGCTCCTAAATTGGTACCGTACAGGTGAAGATTATATTAGTTGGCATGCTGATGATGAGCCTGAATTAGGTATTAATCCCATGATAGCCTCAATTAGTTTTGGTGAAAGTCGTCGTTTTCTACTCAGGTTAAAAGAAGATCATAGCCGCAAGATAGAGTTACCACTACATCATGGTAGTTTATTGGTTATGGCTGGAGCTATTCAAAATCATTGGCAGCATAGCGTTCCTAAGCAAAAAAAAGTAAAAGGTAATCGTGTTAACTTAACATTTAGAACAATCTTTAATTAGCTTAATACTTATAAATCATTGGATTTAAAATGAAAAACATCTTGTTCCTAGTCACTGGTATGTCTCCACAAATTATTACTGAGACTATTTGGGCTCTGGCCTGTAACCCTAATAAGAACCCACAGTGGATACCCGATGAGGTATATGTATTGACGACTCAAATAGGTATAAACCAAATACAAGAGCGTCTGTTCAATAAAGGAATATTTGATAACCTTAAAACAGATTATCCTCAGCTAAGAGATATAAAGTTCGATTCCTCCTCATTGATTAGTGTTGAGGTTGATGGCAAGGTCTTGGAGGATATAAAAACTCCAAAACATAATGAAGCAATGGCCGATACGCTTTGTGAGCTAGTTAGAGAACTTACCGAAAGTACAGATACTGCTTTACATGTTTCTATAGCTGGTGGCCGAAAGACAATGGGGTTTTATGCCGGTTATGCTTTGTCTCTATATGGTAGACCACAGGATAGATTGTCACACGTACTGATAACAGAACGGTTTGAACAGGCAATAAACTTTTTTTACCCAACCCCTTATTCACATTTAGTTTCGAATAAAAACGAAGTGGTTGTAGGAGATGCTAGTAACGCGGAGGTATGGCTTTCTGAAATACCTTTTGTAAGGATGAGGAGCTTACTTGATGAAGAGAGTATTCTCTCTAACAAAGGCTTTTCTGAAATAGTAGCAACCATTGACAAGTCCTTAAAACCCATTCAGTTGCAGATCGTTAACAACGATGAGCGAAAAATTTTTATCGGCAATGATTTTTGTAAGCTATCCCCTAAAGAGTTCAGTCTATATCT contains:
- a CDS encoding alpha-ketoglutarate-dependent dioxygenase AlkB family protein, giving the protein MLDLFSDLQSTESVLQSLINNNKYLDTDYLAHLHQDGKGIVIEIDNGRLYYAPYFFDTKISNETLEYLLSCKDVDWESYDWRSEMNISRLEFDHINWQHDNIKMFGKEHKLPRISAWYGDEDKCYLYSGIQLHPNPWTSKLNWLRDELEIICKRRFNSVLLNWYRTGEDYISWHADDEPELGINPMIASISFGESRRFLLRLKEDHSRKIELPLHHGSLLVMAGAIQNHWQHSVPKQKKVKGNRVNLTFRTIFN
- a CDS encoding methyltransferase domain-containing protein, with protein sequence MKTELQIETAINSIEVGFSDYYENMVEYYQLHRSSNLTHTDFCNRTNRATSPLTCAKEAIFYTVAYSWQHYQTMQNFLSGIDVISDIADKIRVIDYGCGQGTATIAYLEHLVAHNVATESEFEVHLIEPSSVALNIAQNLIEKLADIYGLKLSIHIHQQLLDRTIYIKDSDCNETVHLLSNILDIEGVQNSIPTISSSIKEIAGKNFLFATSPCYPNSWKGNNIFEKNISFSDSIIQRNRALNTNMYSIINNCWDKRYSKSSQLYAYWDNNEVDFESIDLAA
- the csm6 gene encoding CRISPR-associated ring nuclease Csm6 encodes the protein MKNILFLVTGMSPQIITETIWALACNPNKNPQWIPDEVYVLTTQIGINQIQERLFNKGIFDNLKTDYPQLRDIKFDSSSLISVEVDGKVLEDIKTPKHNEAMADTLCELVRELTESTDTALHVSIAGGRKTMGFYAGYALSLYGRPQDRLSHVLITERFEQAINFFYPTPYSHLVSNKNEVVVGDASNAEVWLSEIPFVRMRSLLDEESILSNKGFSEIVATIDKSLKPIQLQIVNNDERKIFIGNDFCKLSPKEFSLYLVAAESRLLGETLRYPSKDIDGDTIDYKHMKRFNKVYNQHKSINAADEIIVDYDYFSNTLSTIKRKFKKAFGIKIAERVSIQKDMDSGGFSILISEKNISIIYDVC